The nucleotide window GGGAGCGGGCGTGACGCTGCGCCGCAGCCGCGGGGATGATCAGCAGCGAGGTGATCAGCAGCACACCGACGATCTTCATGGCCACCGCAATCACCACCGCAATCAGCAGCATCAGTGCCAGGCGCAGGCCGGCAACGGGCAGGCCTTCGACCGTGGCCAGTTCTTCGTGCACGGTGACTGCCAGCAGCGGCCGCCACAGCGCGGCAAGCAGCACCAGCACCAGCGCACTGCCGCCGAGGATCCAGGCCAGGTCGGTGGTGCTGATGGCCAGCAGGTCACCGAACAGGTAGGCCATCAGGTCGATGCGCACATCGTGCATGAAGCTCAGTACCACCAGGCCCAGCGACAGCGTGCTGGGGGCGAGAATGCCGAGCAGGGTATCGGAGGCCAGCGGTTGGCGTTGCTGCAAGGTCACCAGCAAAATCGCCAGTAGCAGGCAGCCGATGGTCACTGCCAGTGCCGGGCTGACGTCCAGGGCAAAGCCCATGGCCACACCGAGCAAAGCGGCATGGGACAGGGTGTCGCCAAAATAGGCCATGCGCCGCCATACCACGAAGGAACCCAGCGGGCCGGCAACCAGCGCCAGGGACAAGCCGGCAAGCAAGGCGTAGAGAAGAAAATCAGCCATGCTTGCAGTGCTCTCCGTGAACATGGGTGCCAGGGGCGACCACCGAGCCGTGCAGGTCGTGGCTGTGGTCGTGGTGGTGGTGGTAAATGGCCAGGCTAGGTGCGGTCTGGCCGAACAGTTCGACGAACGCCGGGTCGCCGCTGACTTGCTCGGGGTGGCCCGAGCAGCACACGTGACGGTTCAGGCACACCACCTGGTCGGTGGCGCTCATCACCAAGTGCAGGTCGTGGGACACCATCAGCACGCCGCAGCCATGGCGGTCGCGCAGGCGGGTGATGAGGTTGTACAGCTCGGTCTGGCCGACCACGTCCACACCCTGCACCGGCTCGTCGAGCACCAGCAACTGGGGTTCGCGCAGCAGGGCGCGGGCCAGCAGCACGCGTTGCATCTCGCCGCCGGAAATGGTCTGGATCGGGCTGTCGATGACCTGTTCGGCGCCCACTTCCTGCAGCGCCGACAAGGCTGCGGCGCGGTCTACGCCGGGCACCAGGCGCAGGAAGCGCAGCACCGACAGCGGCAGCGTGGCATCGACCTGAATCTTTTGCGGCATGTAGCCAATGCGCAGCTTCGGCTTGCGCCATACTTTGCCACGGTGCGGCTTGAGCAACCCGAGTACGGCGCGCACCAAGGTGGTCTTGCCCGCCCCGTTGGGGCCGATCAGGGTGACGATCTGGCCGGGTGCGACCGACAGGTCGATGCTGTCGAGCACCGCCTCGCCGCCAAAGGTGACGCCGACCTGCTCCAGGCGGATCAGGGCATCGCTCATGCCGCGCTCCGGCAGCTGCCGCACAGGCCGACCACTTCCACGGTCTGGGTCTCGACAGTGAAGCCCACGTCTTTGGCGCTGTTGATGATGGCGTCGCTGATACTGCTCTGCTCCAGCTCGATGGCCACATGGCAGGCCCGGCAAATCAGGAACTGGCCTTGGTGCACGTGTTCGGGGTGGCTGCAGCCGATGAAGGCGTTGAGCGAGGCGATGCGGTGCACCAGGCCGTTTTCCAGCAGGAAGTCCAGCGCGCGGTATACCGTGGGCGGCGCGGCGCGGCGGCCGTCCTGCTCGCTGAGCACGGCGAGGATGTCGTAGGCGCCCAGCGGCTTGTGGCTTTGCCACACCAGCTCCAGCACACGGCGGCGCAGCGCGGTCAGGCGCAGGCCCTGGCGGGTGCACAAGGCGTCGGCTTCAGCCAGTGCGCTGTGTACGCAATGGGAATGATCGTGAGGACGGTTGGCCAGCGGCGTGATGGACATGGGCAGCGACGGTTCTGGATGGAGACGTTATTATGTTACCTGTTTCTGACGACTCGAGTATCCACCGTGTCCCGATTCCTAGCTCTGTTTGTCGCTTTCATCGCATTTTCTGCCCAGGCCGATGTGCGTGTGCTCACCAGTATCAAGCCCCTGCAGCAGATTGCCGCTGCCGTGCAGGATGGCGTTGGCAGCCCTGACGTGTTGCTGCCGCCAGGCGCTTCGCCGCACCACTATGCCTTGCGCCCGTCCGATGTGCGCCGCGTAGGTGATGCCGACCTGCTGTACTGGATCGGCCCGGACATGGAGAGCTTCCTGCCGCGGGTGCTGGGCAGCCGTAGCAAGCCTACGGTGGCCGTGCAGTCGCTGACGGGCATGAAGCTGCGCCATTTTGGCGAGGACAGCCATTCCCATGAGGAAGAAGACCACGACGACCATGACCACGATCACCGTCCAGGCAGCCTGGATGCACATTTGTGGTTATCGTCGGTCAACGCGCGAGTAATCGCGGCCAAAATGGCGGCTGACCTGGCACAGGTCGACCCTGCCAACGCAGCTCGCTACCAGAGCAACCTGAAGGCCTTCGATGAGCGGCTGGATGCACTGGATGGGCGTATCAAGGCGCGGGTGGAGGGTATTGCCGACAGGCCGTACTTCGTGTTTCACGAAGCGTTCGATTACTTCGAGGCTGAATATGGCTTGAAGCACACCGGCGTGTTCAGCGTGGCGTCCGAGGTGCAGCCTGGGGCGCAACATGTGGCAGCCATGCGCAAGCGCCTGCAGGAAGTGGGCAAGACGTGCGTGTTCAGCGAACCGCCACTGCGACCGCGCCTGGCCGAGACCCTGACTGCCGGGCTGCCGGTGCGCCTGGCCGAGCTGGATGCACTGGGTGGCACCGACCCGGTGGATGGCAAAGGGTATGAGCGCTTGCTTGAGAAGCTGGGTGGTGATCTGGCTGGTTGCCTGGAACAGCTGTAAGCCTGTACCGGCCTTTTCGCGGGCATGCCCGCTCCCACAGGAACAACGATAACTTTCAGGGTTGTGTTATCCCTGTGGGAGCGGGCATGCCCGCTCCCACAGGAACAACGATAACTTTCAGGGTTGTGTTATCCCTGTGGGAGCGGGCGTGCCCGCGAAGAAGCAGACGGGGTCTAAAGGGCGAACGGCAGGTGCAAGGCCACTTGCTGGCGCTGGGCCAGGCGCACTTCGAACTCGCTCGGGTCGTGGATCATCACATCCATCCCGGCAAACGATTCGGCTGCGATCAGGCGCGACAGCCAGAAGCGCACGCAACCTACCCGCAACATTTCCGGCCACAGCCCGGCTTCGGCCGCCGTGAACGGCCTCAGCGCCGCATAGGCCGCCAGCAATGCCTGGGCACGCGGTACATCCACCGCGCCCTTCTCATCCAGGCACCAGTCGTTCACGGTGATGGCGATGTCATACAGCATCGGCCCGGAGCAGGCGTTGTAGAAGTCGATCACGCCGGTCAGGTGGGTGCCTTCGAACATCACGTTGTCGCGGAACAGGTCGGCATGCAGGTTGGCCCGTGGCAACGCAAGGATCTGCGCCTTGTGCGCGGTGATTTCATCCAGCGCCGGCTGCAGCAATGCGGCCTGTTCGGCAGTCAGGCGCGGCAACAGCTCGGCACCCGAGGCCAGCATCCAGTCCAGGCCACGGTCGGTGCGGCGCTCGATGATGTGCTCGCGGGTGGCCAGGTGAATGTGTGCCAGCAGCTCGCCGACCTGGGCGCAGTGTTGGTTGTTCGGCGCCTTGATGTGCTTGCCCGACAGCCGTGGCTGCAGCAGTGCCGGCTTGCCGCACAACTCGCGCAGGCCATTGCCGTCGCGGTCACGAATGGCATAGGGCACCGGCATGTCGGCGTCGTGCAGGGTGTCGAGCAGTTCGATGAAGAACGGCATGTCCTCGCTGGGCCCGCGCTCGATCAGCGTCAGGACGAACTCCCCCTGTTCGAGGCTGACGAAGAAATTGCTGTTCTCGGTGCCGGCGGCAATGCCCTGGAAGTCGAGCAGACGGCCCAGCTCGTACGGCGCCAGAAAGGTTTCCAGCTCAGGCCGGGTCACGGGGGTGAAGACTGACATGATGAAAATTTGCCCATACGGGCACTTCCGCCGGGAAGTGCCGGGTTGATGTGAACGGTGCGCGTCAGATTACCACTCGAAGATCTTCCAGGACGGAATCAGCATGTCCGGCTGGTCGGATCGAATGAAATTGGCATCAGTGCCATCAGCGCGTACCAGAAAATAAGGCTTGCCGTTTTTCGGCGTGATCTTGATCGCATACAGGAAGCCGTTCTGCCGGTACTCCTGGATGGTTTTGTCGCCTTCCGTGCGAATGGTCACCTCGGGATCGGCCGAGGGGGCGTCGTCCGCCGCCAGGGTGACGACTGGCGTGGTTGCCAACAGGCCGAGCAGTAACAGGCGATTGAGTGTACGCATGATAACCTAGTCCCTTTGTCGTCAATGATTCTGGCTATTCTAGCGCCGGACCCGTCGAAAAGGTTGATTCTGCTCATGAGCCAAGCCCCCCTCGTCCTGGTGGACGGTTCCTCCTACCTGTACCGCGCCTTCCACGCGCTGCCGCCGCTGACCACGTCCAAGGGCATGCCGACCGGTGCGGTGAAGGGTGTGCTGAACATGCTCAAGAGCCTGCGCAAGCAGTACCCGGACAGCCTGTTCGCGGTGGTGTTCGACGCCAAGGGCGGCACATTCCGTGATGCCATGTTCGCAGAGTACAAGGCCAACCGCCCAAGCATGCCTGACGACCTGCGGGTGCAGGTCGAGCCGCTGCACGCCAGCGTGAGGGCACTTGGCTACCCGCTGTTGTGCGTTGAGGGTGTCGAAGCCGACGACGTGATCGGCACCCTGGCGCGCAGCAGCGCCGCCCAGGGCCGCCCGGTGATCATCTCGACCGGCGACAAGGACATGGCCCAGCTGGTGGACGGGCACATTACCCTGGTCAACACCATGACCGGTAGCGTGCTGGACGTGGCTGGCGTGCACGAGAAATTTGGCGTCGGCCCGGAACATATCATCGACTTCCTGGCCCTGATGGGTGACAAGGTCGACAACATCCCAGGCGTACCCGGCGTTGGCGAAAAAACCGCGGTGGGCCTGCTGACCGGTATCGGCGGTGGCCTCAGCGACCTTTACGCCAACCTGGACAAGGTGCCGGCGCTGGCCATTCGCGGCGCCAAGACCTTGCCGGCCAAGCTGGAGGAGCACCGCGATGCGGCGTTCCTTTCCTACGAACTGGCCACCATCAAGGTCGATGTGCCGCTGGATGTCGAGGTCGAGGCACTGGTGTGTGGCGAGCCCGACCGCGATGCGCTGTTGGCGCTGTACACCGAGATGGAGTTCAAGAGCTGGGTTGCCGAGGTGCAGCGCGACGCGGCAAGGGCTGGTACTGAGGTTGCGCCGGTCGCAGAGCCGACGGCCAAGGTCGAGCCGCAGTACGAAACCGTTCTGGACCAGGCCCGTTTCGACGCATGGCTGGAAAAGCTGCGCCAGGCGCCGCTGTTTGCCTTTGATACCGAAACAACCGGCCTGGATGCCCAGAAGGCGCAGCTGGTTGGCCTGTCTTTCGCTGTCGCGCCCCATGAGGCGGCTTATGTGCCCTTGGCGCACGACTATGAAGGTGCGCCGGCCCAGTTGGACCGCGAGGCTGTATTGCTGGCGCTGAAACCGCTGCTGGAAGACCCGGCCAAGGCCAAGGTCGGGCAGAACGCCAAGTACGACATCAATATCCTCGCCAACGGTTCGCCCGCCATCGAAATGCGCGGCGTGGCCTACGACACCATGCTCGAGTCGTATGTGCTGAATTCCACCGCTACCCGTCACGACATGGACAGCCTGGCGCAAAAGTACCTCGACCACACCACCATTGCCTTCGAGGACATCGCCGGCAAAGGCGCCAAGCAGCTCACCTTCAACCAGATCCACCTGGACAAGGCCGGCCCTTACGCTGCCGAAGACGCCGACATCACCCTGCGCTTGCACCAGGCGCTACAGACGCGCCTGGCGCAGACGCCGGGCGTGCTGCCGGTGCTGATGGACATCGAAATGCCGCTGGTGCCGGTGCTGGCCAAGATCGAGCGTCAAGGTGCGCTGGTCGATGCCGCACTGCTTCACGTACAGAGCGGTGAGCTGGGCGTGAAGATGGCCGAGCTGGAGCTGCGGGCCTACGAGCTGGCCGGTGAAGAATTCAACCTCGGCTCGCCCAAGCAGCTGGGTTCGATCCTTTACGACAAGCTGGGCATGCCGGTGCTGAGCAAGACCGCCAAGGGCCAGCCATCCACCGCCGAAGCCGTACTCGATGAACTGGCCTTGCTCGGCTACCCACTGCCTGAGGTACTGATGCAGTACCGCAGCCTGAGCAAGCTCAAGAGCACCTACACCGACAAGCTGCCGGGCCAGATCAACCCGCGCACCGGGCGAATCCACACCTCCTATCAGCAGGCAGTGGCAGCGACCGGCCGGTTGTCGTCGAGCGACCCGAACCTGCAGAACATCCCGATCCGTACCGCCGAGGGCCGGCGTATCCGCCAGGCGTTCATTGCCAGCCCGGGCTACAAACTGCTGGCGGCGGACTACTCGCAGATCGAGCTGCGCATCATGGCCCACCTGGCCAAGGACGAAGGCCTGCTGCACGCCTTCCGCAACGACCTCGACGTGCACCGGGCAACGGCGGCGGAAGTGTTCGGTGTTGCCCTGGAAGACGTCACCACCGACCAGCGTCGCAAGGCCAAAGCCATCAACTTCGGCCTGATCTACGGGATGAGCGCCTTTGGCCTGGCCAAGCAGATCGGCGTCGACCGCAAGCAGTCGCAGGACTACATCGACCGTTACTTCGCCCGCTACCCGGGCGTGCTGGCCTACATGGAGCGCACCCGTGCGCAGGCCGCCGAGCAAGGCTTTGTCGAAACCCTGTTCGGCCGCCGCCTGTACCTGCCAGACATCAACGCCAAGAACCCGGCCCTGCGCAAAGGCGCCGAGCGTACGGCGATCAACGCGCCGATGCAGGGCACCGCAGCCGACATCATCAAGCGGGCCATGGTCAATGTGGATAACTGGCTGAGCGAGAGCGGGCTGGATGCCCGGGTGATCCTGCAGGTTCACGACGAACTGGTGCTGGAGGTGCGTGAAGACCTGGTTCAGCAGGTGAAAGATGAAATTCGCCAGCACATGAGCCAGGCCGCACAACTGGATGTGCCGCTGCTGGTGGAGGCAGGAATTGGCGCAAATTGGGACGAAGCTCACTGATTGAGCGGGGAAAGCTGTGTAGGATCTGCGACGTAGTGACGCGGATCCTGGCACTGCTCAGTGCAGTTGGTGCTGAAGTTTCATGAAACTATCGCAAATAGTTTTCAGGGCTTCGGAACTAAACCGGTGAAGCGGAACTCAGAGTAACTGAATGGCTGGTGAAGCCCTTCGATGCTCCTATGTTGTGTTAAGTGTTGGCAGATATCTGGACCCCGCCCTAGCGGTCCGGACTTGGACCCCGAACTTCCCCCTCCCCATACGAAGTCCGGGGTTTTTTTTGCCCGCAATTTGACAGGCAGCCGCTGCTGCTCCCTATTGTAGGAGCAGCCTAGTGCTGCGAAAGGGCCGGTATGGACAACAGATTTCTACAGCCTGTCATGGCCTCTTCGCAGCACAAGGCTGCTCCTACAGGTCTGCGCAGGCCCTCAGGCCACAGGCTTGTCTTCCAGCTCCATCCAGCCCGCCAGCACGCGGTAGGCGTCTTCCACGCCCAGGCGCTTGGGCGCCGAGAACAGCTGGATGGTCACGCCATCACCCCAGCCCTTGCGGATTTCCGACTGCACTTTCAGCAAGGTGTTCTTGCCCGCGCCATGGGTGAGCTTGTCGGCCTTGGTCAGCAGGATGTGCATGGGCATGCGGCTGGCCTTGGCCCAGTCGAGCATCATCTTGTCAAAGTCGGTCATCGGGTGGCGCACGTCCATCATCAGGATCACGCCGCGTAGGCACTCACGGCTGCCCAGGTAGGCTTCCAGGTGTTTCTGCCAGTGCTGCTTGAGCGGGATCGGCACTTTCGCATAACCGTAGCCCGGCAGGTCGACCAAACGCCGTTCATCGTCCAGACTGAAGAAATTCAACAGCTGGGTGCGCCCCGGGGTTTTCGAGGTACGCGCCAGGCTGGCATGGGTCAGGGTGTTGAGGGCGCTGGATTTGCCGGCGTTGGAGCGGCCGGCAAAAGCCACCTCGTAACCCTGGTCTTCCGGACATTGTTCGACCTTGGCAGCGCTGAGGGCGAATGTGGCTTTCTGGCAGAGGCCGAGGATGGGGTTCTTGACTTGCATGGGATATCCGATGTGGGTGTTGCCTGACTCTGAAGGCCCGAGCCTGGCAAGCGGTGTCGTTTCCGTTTGGATGGCGGAAGTATATAATGCCCCAGTTTTTGTGTGCTCATTCTCCCAGCGAAGGGGAACGGGCATGGGGTGTCGAACAATAGCTCGCGCATCAGAACGCAGCGCGGCCCCCAACCCTGAAGGTCGTTCCGCATGGCGAAATGGCTGCTTGCTGTCGGTATGTTCCTGCCGGTTTTCAGCGCACAGGCTACACAGGATCCCGAGGTGTTGTACAACCGCACGTGTGCGGCCTGTCACACCGGGCAGTTGCCACAGGCGCCCAGACAGGGTGACCGGGCAGCATGGGAGCCAAGGCTGGCGCAAGGCATGGATGTACTGGTGAAGCACGTGACCCAGGGTTTCAAGGCTATGCCGCCGCGTGGATTGTGCATGGACTGCAGTGCCGAGGACTACCGTTTGGTCATCCTTTGGATGAGCGGCAGTCCCGATACATAACATTTCACCCTTAGCCGTGTTGGATTAGCTGATGAACAAACTAGTCGTGAGTCTGCTGTTGACCCTGGGTGTCGCAGGTGCGGCCACTGCTGCGCAAACTGTCAAGGGCGATGCCGCCGCCGGTCAGGCCAAGACGGCCGTGTGTGGCGCCTGCCACAACCCCGACGGCAATAGCCTGGCACCAAACTTCCCGAAACTGGCCGGCCAGGGCCAGCGTTACCTCGAAAAACAACTGCACGATATCAAGTCGGGCAAGCGTACCGTGCTGGAGATGACCGGCATGCTGACCGCGTTCAGCGACCAGGACCTGGCCGATATCGCCGCCTACTTCTCCAGCCAGAAAGGCAGCGTGGGTGCCGCCGATCCAAAGCTGGTCGAACGTGGCCGTTCGCTGTTCAATGGCGGCGACCTGGAAAAAGGCATGCCTGCCTGCACCGGTTGCCACTCCCCCAACGGCGCAGGTATTGCTTTGGCCGGCTTCCCGCACCTGAGCGGCCAGCACTCGCAGTACGTGACCAAGCAGCTCACGGACTTCCGCGAAGGCAACCGCACCAACGATGGTGATGCCATGACCATGCGCACCATCGCCGGCAAGCTGAGCAACCACGACATCGAGGCGTTGGCCAGCTACATCCAGGGCCTGCATTAACCTTCAGTTAATGTTGTAGGCCAATGATGAAAGGGCGGCCGGGCCGCCCTTTTTTCAGTCCGCAGCCGTTACACTACAGAACTCGATCCCTTCCCGGCCTGTCTCAGTGCAGGTAGGGTCGTGGCGACCTATGACTGCTCAGGAGTAAAGCATGCGTAAACTGATTCTCAGCGCCGCGCTGGTCGCTGCCAGCGTATTTGGTATGACTGCCGTCCAGGCCGCCGAGCCTGTTGCTGGCAAGGAATACCTCGAGCTGAGCAACCCTGTTCCAGTTTCCGTGCCTGGCAAGATCGAAGTGGTCGAGCTGTTCTGGTACGGCTGCCCACACTGTTACCACTTCGAGCCGACCATCAACCCGTGGGCTGAAAAGCTGCCGGCTGACGTCAACTTCAAACGTGTTCCTGCCATGTTCGGTGGCCCATGGGACGCACACGGCCAGATGTTCCTGACCCTCGAAGCCATGGGCGTCGAGCACAAGGTGCATGCTGCCGTCTTCGACGCCATCCAGAACCAGAAAAAGCGCCTGACCGACCCGCAGGACATGGCCGACTTCCTCGCCACCCAGGGTGTGGACAAGGACAAGTTCCTGGCTACCTTCAATTCGTTCGCCATCAAGGGCCAGGTCAACCAGGCCAAGGAACTGGCGAAGAAGTACGAAATCACCGGCGTACCGAGCTTGGTCGTCAACGGCAAGTACCGCTTCGACCTGGGTACCGCTGGCGGGCCGGAAGGCGTACTGAACGTCGCCGACCAGCTGATCGCCAAGGAGCGCGCCGCCAAGTAGGCGGCGTAACCCATGCCCCGCTTCAGAACCACGCGTGGCATTGGCCTGCACCAGCCGCAGGTCAACGAGCATCACCTGCAGGCCTCCGGCTTGCCCGAGGATGGTCGCCTGCGGCTGCTCAGTTTCAACATTCAGGTCGGCATCAGCACCGAGCGCTACCGGCATTACCTGACCCGCAGCTGGCAGCACTTGCTGCCGCACAACGGGCGTGCCGGCAACCTGCAGAAAATCGGTGATTTGCTGGGCGACTTCGACCTGGTGGCCTTGCAGGAAGCCGACGGTGGCAGCCTGCGCTCAGGTTATGTAAACCAGGTCGAGCACCTGGCTCATCTGGGGGCCTTCCCCTACTGGTACCAGCAACTCAACCGCAACCTCGGGCGTTTCGCCCAGCACAGCAATGGCGTGCTCAGCCGCCTGAAGCCGCAAGCGCTCGAAGACCACCCGTTGCCCGGCCCGGCCGGCCGTGGGGCGATCCTGGTGCGTTTTGGCGAAGGCGAAGATGCGCTGATCGTGGTGATGATGCACCTGGCGCTTGGCGCCAAGACCCGTGCCCTGCAACTGGGCTACATCCGCGAGCTGATTGGCGGTTACCGTCATCAGGTGCTGATGGGCGACATGAACACCCATGCCACCGACCTGCTGGAGCACTCGCCGCTGCGCGACCTGGGCCTGATCGCCCCGCAAGTCGAGGCGACTTTCCCCAGCTGGCGCCCCCAGCGTTGCCTGGACCATATCCTGCTCAGCCCAAGCCTCACGCTTGAGCGTGTCGAGGTGTTGGCGCGGCCAATTTCCGACCACCTTCCCGTCGCTGTCGAGATTCGATTGCCTGATGCATTGACTGTGGATACGCTGCCGGTCTTGAGCTAATTGCCATCACCGTTTGCGGACCCGGGCATGACTGAAGACGCTGAGCGCTGGAAAGAAAAATACCTTAAAAGCATCGAGCAGCAAGAAAAGCTCGAGCGCCGTTGGGACGCCCGTCTCGACCTGCTGCGTCGCGGTCTGGTGCGCAGCACCCTGGCTGCCGAAGGCAGTGACAAGGTGGTGGACGCGTGCATGAAGGAAATGCGCGAGGTTATCCGCAGTGACAACATGGACGCCGGCCTCGCCGGGTTGATTCCGCGCCTTGAGAAAGCGGTGCTGGACTCCGAACAGCGCCGGGAAACCCGCATGAACCAGGTCAGCGATGCGCTGACCGTGCTGGTCGGCCAGCTGCAAGGCTTGCCGCTGCCCAGCGATATCTCGCGGCCATTGAAAAAGCTCGCAAAAAAACTCGATGGTGGCGTTGCCCAGTCCCGCGACCTGCCGCCGCTGCTGGGCGAGCTGAGCGGCTTGCAGGGCCTTGCACTGTCGGCCCTCGGCAAACCGGGGGACGAAACCCGACCCGGCTTTTTGCAACGCCTGTTCGGTAGCCGCGAGGATGAGCCACAAGGCGAGCCCGCGCCCGCGCCGGCAGCGGTGCCTGCTGCTGATGCGCCCCCGGCTGCACAGCACAGTATCTATGCCCCCCAGCCAGACGATGTGGATGCGCTGCAACCGCTTTCAGCCTCTAGCGCCGAAGCGACCGTAACGCCCGAACCTGAGCTTGAGGTATCCGGCCCGGCGTTGATCGAAACAATTGACGCCCCGGCTGCCCAGCCACTGCCACAGGAAGAAGCGCCCGAGCCGGAAGCGGCCGTCAGCGAACCCTTGGCAGAAGTACAACCGGCACAACCACTTGAAGAAACCTTTGGCGAAGACGGCCCCTATGCCCTGCCCTACGCCGTAGAGCCGCCCTACAGCCAGGTTGCTGCGCACATCGAGAAGACCCTGATCGGCCTGCTCGATGACCTGAGCCTGCCCGAGCGGCACAAGGCCCAGGCGCTGGACATGCGCGAGCGCGTTGCCCGGGGCCTGAACTGGTACGAGCTGATCCCGGTGCTGGATGACCTCGCCGTGCTCATGCTGGCGATCACCGACAGTGGCCAGCACGAGTTCGAAACCTACCTGCAGCAACTCAATGAGCGCCTCGAAGGCTTCCAGAGCCACCTGCACGAGGCCAGCGCCGGCCATGCCGACAACAGCTCCGCCGCTCGCGAGCTGGACACCCAGTTGCGCGAGCATGTCGATGGGTTGCAAAGCAGTGTGCAGGGCGCTGCCGACGTCGATAGCCTCAAGCACATCCTGGAAAACCGCCTGG belongs to Pseudomonas putida NBRC 14164 and includes:
- the yihA gene encoding ribosome biogenesis GTP-binding protein YihA/YsxC, producing MQVKNPILGLCQKATFALSAAKVEQCPEDQGYEVAFAGRSNAGKSSALNTLTHASLARTSKTPGRTQLLNFFSLDDERRLVDLPGYGYAKVPIPLKQHWQKHLEAYLGSRECLRGVILMMDVRHPMTDFDKMMLDWAKASRMPMHILLTKADKLTHGAGKNTLLKVQSEIRKGWGDGVTIQLFSAPKRLGVEDAYRVLAGWMELEDKPVA
- the zur gene encoding zinc uptake transcriptional repressor Zur; translated protein: MSITPLANRPHDHSHCVHSALAEADALCTRQGLRLTALRRRVLELVWQSHKPLGAYDILAVLSEQDGRRAAPPTVYRALDFLLENGLVHRIASLNAFIGCSHPEHVHQGQFLICRACHVAIELEQSSISDAIINSAKDVGFTVETQTVEVVGLCGSCRSAA
- the polA gene encoding DNA polymerase I, with translation MSQAPLVLVDGSSYLYRAFHALPPLTTSKGMPTGAVKGVLNMLKSLRKQYPDSLFAVVFDAKGGTFRDAMFAEYKANRPSMPDDLRVQVEPLHASVRALGYPLLCVEGVEADDVIGTLARSSAAQGRPVIISTGDKDMAQLVDGHITLVNTMTGSVLDVAGVHEKFGVGPEHIIDFLALMGDKVDNIPGVPGVGEKTAVGLLTGIGGGLSDLYANLDKVPALAIRGAKTLPAKLEEHRDAAFLSYELATIKVDVPLDVEVEALVCGEPDRDALLALYTEMEFKSWVAEVQRDAARAGTEVAPVAEPTAKVEPQYETVLDQARFDAWLEKLRQAPLFAFDTETTGLDAQKAQLVGLSFAVAPHEAAYVPLAHDYEGAPAQLDREAVLLALKPLLEDPAKAKVGQNAKYDINILANGSPAIEMRGVAYDTMLESYVLNSTATRHDMDSLAQKYLDHTTIAFEDIAGKGAKQLTFNQIHLDKAGPYAAEDADITLRLHQALQTRLAQTPGVLPVLMDIEMPLVPVLAKIERQGALVDAALLHVQSGELGVKMAELELRAYELAGEEFNLGSPKQLGSILYDKLGMPVLSKTAKGQPSTAEAVLDELALLGYPLPEVLMQYRSLSKLKSTYTDKLPGQINPRTGRIHTSYQQAVAATGRLSSSDPNLQNIPIRTAEGRRIRQAFIASPGYKLLAADYSQIELRIMAHLAKDEGLLHAFRNDLDVHRATAAEVFGVALEDVTTDQRRKAKAINFGLIYGMSAFGLAKQIGVDRKQSQDYIDRYFARYPGVLAYMERTRAQAAEQGFVETLFGRRLYLPDINAKNPALRKGAERTAINAPMQGTAADIIKRAMVNVDNWLSESGLDARVILQVHDELVLEVREDLVQQVKDEIRQHMSQAAQLDVPLLVEAGIGANWDEAH
- a CDS encoding c-type cytochrome, translating into MNKLVVSLLLTLGVAGAATAAQTVKGDAAAGQAKTAVCGACHNPDGNSLAPNFPKLAGQGQRYLEKQLHDIKSGKRTVLEMTGMLTAFSDQDLADIAAYFSSQKGSVGAADPKLVERGRSLFNGGDLEKGMPACTGCHSPNGAGIALAGFPHLSGQHSQYVTKQLTDFREGNRTNDGDAMTMRTIAGKLSNHDIEALASYIQGLH
- a CDS encoding zinc ABC transporter substrate-binding protein encodes the protein METLLCYLFLTTRVSTVSRFLALFVAFIAFSAQADVRVLTSIKPLQQIAAAVQDGVGSPDVLLPPGASPHHYALRPSDVRRVGDADLLYWIGPDMESFLPRVLGSRSKPTVAVQSLTGMKLRHFGEDSHSHEEEDHDDHDHDHRPGSLDAHLWLSSVNARVIAAKMAADLAQVDPANAARYQSNLKAFDERLDALDGRIKARVEGIADRPYFVFHEAFDYFEAEYGLKHTGVFSVASEVQPGAQHVAAMRKRLQEVGKTCVFSEPPLRPRLAETLTAGLPVRLAELDALGGTDPVDGKGYERLLEKLGGDLAGCLEQL
- a CDS encoding DUF2782 domain-containing protein; its protein translation is MRTLNRLLLLGLLATTPVVTLAADDAPSADPEVTIRTEGDKTIQEYRQNGFLYAIKITPKNGKPYFLVRADGTDANFIRSDQPDMLIPSWKIFEW
- a CDS encoding c-type cytochrome, whose translation is MAKWLLAVGMFLPVFSAQATQDPEVLYNRTCAACHTGQLPQAPRQGDRAAWEPRLAQGMDVLVKHVTQGFKAMPPRGLCMDCSAEDYRLVILWMSGSPDT
- a CDS encoding homoserine kinase, which translates into the protein MSVFTPVTRPELETFLAPYELGRLLDFQGIAAGTENSNFFVSLEQGEFVLTLIERGPSEDMPFFIELLDTLHDADMPVPYAIRDRDGNGLRELCGKPALLQPRLSGKHIKAPNNQHCAQVGELLAHIHLATREHIIERRTDRGLDWMLASGAELLPRLTAEQAALLQPALDEITAHKAQILALPRANLHADLFRDNVMFEGTHLTGVIDFYNACSGPMLYDIAITVNDWCLDEKGAVDVPRAQALLAAYAALRPFTAAEAGLWPEMLRVGCVRFWLSRLIAAESFAGMDVMIHDPSEFEVRLAQRQQVALHLPFAL
- the znuC gene encoding zinc ABC transporter ATP-binding protein ZnuC, whose translation is MSDALIRLEQVGVTFGGEAVLDSIDLSVAPGQIVTLIGPNGAGKTTLVRAVLGLLKPHRGKVWRKPKLRIGYMPQKIQVDATLPLSVLRFLRLVPGVDRAAALSALQEVGAEQVIDSPIQTISGGEMQRVLLARALLREPQLLVLDEPVQGVDVVGQTELYNLITRLRDRHGCGVLMVSHDLHLVMSATDQVVCLNRHVCCSGHPEQVSGDPAFVELFGQTAPSLAIYHHHHDHSHDLHGSVVAPGTHVHGEHCKHG
- the znuB gene encoding zinc ABC transporter permease subunit ZnuB; this encodes MADFLLYALLAGLSLALVAGPLGSFVVWRRMAYFGDTLSHAALLGVAMGFALDVSPALAVTIGCLLLAILLVTLQQRQPLASDTLLGILAPSTLSLGLVVLSFMHDVRIDLMAYLFGDLLAISTTDLAWILGGSALVLVLLAALWRPLLAVTVHEELATVEGLPVAGLRLALMLLIAVVIAVAMKIVGVLLITSLLIIPAAAAQRHARSPEQMAVGASLLGVTAVCCGLAMSWFKDTPAGPSIVVCAAVLFLLSLALPKR